The window CCTTCCACTTGCATTGTAATTTATTTCTCCTGTTAATAAAATTATGAGTGCCTGCCCAGGTCTTGAATATGGAAGAGgggaaaataaaaacttaaatttttctttggtaaacaAATACCAATTTTCTTTTAGTTACAAAATaccaattattaaaaaaaaaaaaaaaaaaaaaaaaaaaaaattacttattTCTGAATAATgattaaaactgaaattagtaAACTCCAGTGAAAATCAAGCTAATGACAATCATAAAACCCAATAACAACACCTTAATCATAATATCACTAAGTTACCTCTCAGAGCTGTCTGCCAATGGTAATAGAGGTGTGATAACATAATAGCCATTCTCCGTCACTCCCGAAATGCTCCTAGATCGTGGGCCCAAATAGATGGATTTACTTTCATCAAAAACCCCTTCACATATCACCTTCCTAAACTCAAGAGAATTCATATCTCCATCTGATGAAGATATACTGTTCCACAATACAGGTTCTAGTTCCAATCTTTTCTTTCTATACTCCAGCGTTTCTATCTGTAAAATCCATGTGGAAGAAAAAGTAGAATATAACTTCCCATCTAATGAGTAAGAAATTCAATTAAGAAATCAAAGACATCCATATGAAAAAAAGATAAGCATTTCCAGTTACAcaaacataaaataatgatatgGCTGGCTATTCGGGAAAAGAatcatcttatttatttaagaattATTAGAACATGGGCAGATCAAAGAAACTAAGATTCGATAGTCAATTTATAGATCAAGGCAACCATGCCCATCCATAAGGAGTCCATGCCAGACACAAGATTTTTGAAGCAGAAATAATTTTACCTTATTTTTCCTTCTGAAGATCTGCCAAGTTCCGAGGCCAAACGTGATCGCCCCAGGAAGGAAGAGTAACCACCTCGACCATCTCCCACCCGTCTTCTCATCTGATACATTTAGCAAAAGGAAGACATGAGATCTCATGGATGAGAAACGGAGAATATGATTTAGACAAGAACGACAATGTGTAGTAGTGAGTTTCCACCAACGAGAATGAATAGGTTGTATTCGCGACGAAACTACATATATAAATGTATTCTAAAagcaatggagagagagagagaccttgagCCTGAGATTGAGAAGACGACGAAGACTGAGGCGACAGAGACTGGGTAATAGTGGAGAGAGGTCGAGGTGGagcaggagaagagaaggaggaagagCATTTCCAGGGAGAGATTGCTAGTGGATCCCACTTGTGAGGAGTAGGAGTTGGAATGGCAAATCGGAGCTTTATTAGGGTTCTAGAAACGGAGGATGCCATTCGGAATATCTTGGACGAACAACCGTACATTTTTCAGTTCCCATCCCCGGCTGTACGCTCCTCCTCCATCCCTGACGACACTGTGAGCGCGGATTGTAGAGGCAAACTCTATTTCTATtacaattttagggtttttaaatAGGAAAGATGGACGGCCAGAGTCTGACAGACAACAGAGCCAAAACCTGAGGGAGGCTGCAATTGGAATTTGGAAATTGGGACGAGGCTTTAATTCCCAGGCTCTGCTAGACTGCTAGTGCTACCGTGCCAGCGTGCACTGCGGTCCCATTCCTAGCTTGGCCCGGGGACTGGGGCGGTGTAGTGGTGATTCCTTTTTCAGGGCCCTGCTCCTCTGCTTCAACGGGTGGATGATGGATTTCCTGCCCTTTGCTGACCGAGAAACCTGCTCGGTATGCACATATTTCAATTTGATACCTAACCAATCCAAACAATTTCTTCCATATACAACGGATGGGGGTGgagaccatagttagcaaattcggattcggaaattattcggacggagaattattcggaataattcggtcgattaatttaaggattcggtacacaccgatacgatatcattgaattttttaaatcatttcgtatcgatatatatcctacaatacataccgatatgcatcaatacaccactaatacacatcgatacgatacgacatgcctcgatacgactctatgaaaaatataaaattgaggtaaaatgtacgtttcggtatatatcagcacgtatcggtgagtatcgatatatatatatcggtacgtatcaatgagtatcgatacgtatcggtgctacggtcatataatggccaatatgggtaatttttcagaaaaaaatgattttttgaagggtttttgttccaaagttgttgtcagccatgtttttccctaactaaagtagaaatcaaggttgggaacaaggattttacatttatgggacaactatagaccttgaattcttagtacgataccctcaatttagtgtttatgcataatacatattatcaatagctttttttaacaaattctttatgcaaaaagtgtttaaaaaaatgtttcatatccatttatgtgtgtatctttagcgtatcttagtgtatctccgatacgatacgataccctccgatacgtatcttaattttggccgaccgataccgatactttaatccttgtacCTAACCAATCCAAACAATTTCTTCCATATACAACGGATGCAATGGGGGTGGAGACAGGTACTGATACAGCCAAATTAACCTCTCAGTGGGGctatgacacgtgtcgcctctgagacacgtgtcgcctctgagacacgtgtcgcctctgagacacgtgtcgcctctgagacacgtgtcgcctctgagacacgtgtcgcctctgagacacgtgtccccTGCCAGAcaaaggttccaagaaaccactcacgctcaagcacgctcGATCACTCAGACACACTCAaaaaatcacgcgggatcacgtcgtctgcatgaggggaatattcccccacaAGGACGGTCGTAGGGGAGAAGGACGGGGGAAAAGACAAGAAGGAAACCCTAGTCCGAAGAAGGatataaggaggccgagaggaaggaagaaggtaagctctgataccctcaccattactcccttattgaactgtgcggccgaccctgacttgagcgtcggaggactaaccccggacaaagttccgggcctccgtcgtctgtgtttgtgtaggttcgactagcggNNNNNNNNNNNNNNNNNNNNAATTATTcacgatttatattcattttggaaaaagtcacgaattttaaagaattttatttttaattcggattcggtccgaatttttgataaaattcggttcggccgaataattcacgaattattcggccgaattgataactatggtgGAGACAGTACTGATACAGCCAAATTAACCTCTCAGTGGGGctatgacacgtgtcgcctctaaGACACGTGTCCCCTGCCAGACAAAGGTTCCAAGAAACTACTCACGCTCGATCACTCAAGCACACTTAAAAAATCACgtgggatcacgtcgtctgcatgaggggaatattcccccacaAGGACGGTCGTAGGGGAGAAAGACAGGGGAAAAGACAAGAAGGAAACCCTAGTCCGAAGAATGatataaggaggccgagaggaaggaagaaggtaagctcttataccctcaccattactcccttattgaactgtgcggccgaccctgacttgagcgtcggaggactaaccccggacaaagttccgggcctccgtcgtctgtgtttgtgtaggttcgactagcggggttttttggcagcaacaggtACTATCATCCATGCATGATGAGAGGTCTTATATGCCTCATGGAGTGCATGCCCATGCTTTATTGGGTAATATGAAAATTGAAAACCACTAAAAATTTTAGCAAAGATGTTTAAAAGTCTATGCAACAAATAGAAGCATGCccttccaaccattggatgctcactgcacctcattGTCCCTCCCTCTTTTGTCACCATTAGCAACACAATTGTTGGAGATGGCGGGTCCATGTGACAAAAATCCAAAAGGCCAAAACCATCTCTCTCATTGATCAAGTTTCACCCCAAGCTAGTAAGAGCCAAGTCTTGAAAGTGTGCTATAGTGAATATCACAAGAATGCTAATAGATTCCATAATTGTGAAATATCAttctcataattttttgaagTTTCTACCTCACTTTTAACCGCTACTAGTGCTTTCCAAGCTGAAATTTGATCTTAAGATGGATGTATTGTCCTATCACATAGATCCAACCCTGTCTATCAAAGGTTGCTCTGTAACAAGAGAACATGACCTTGTGTGACACAAACTTTGACCAGGAATCAACTCTTGAGAAAGTTATGTTATTTAGTGGCTGAAATTTGACCTTAAGATGGATGTGATGTCCTGTATCATGTATCATATGGATCTACTCACTATCAAGGTCTTTTATGAAGCAAGGGAGCATGACCTTGTGATGTACAACGGACAACGATTCACCAACACGCGTGACTGTTGTATTTCCATTCAACATTTTACATTCAACTAAACAAAACTTTTTCACAATTTCTGAGATTATTCAAATCCACAGTTTCCAAATGTCATTCCACATCCTATGCCGTTTGAGGATGCACCCTCAACTGCTATTGGCATATACCTCGTTCTCTTCTAAATTTTCTGGGTcgttcccttcttttcttccatgaTGCTGTTCTAAATAGAAATATAAGGAGATTATAAACTTGAACGAAGAAGGTGCTTAATGAACAAACCAACCTTCTTGTTGCATGTTCACTGCAACAGTTGTTATAACACATCCATTCAAAAATCTTGAAGAGGCGTCAAAGGAAATGATACTCACACCAATCAGTATGAATACATAAATAATCCAACCATCTCCATAGTCCAATAGAGATTAGACAGGCTAAATGCAATAGAAACCCTAAGTCCTCCAATTCACAGGGGAAGCCATCTGAACAATCGAATATAGTGGTAACTGTAGACCAAGACAATGATCAGATAATCAGAACCTGGTTAGACAGGAACAAATCCCACCACCCACCACTGCAAACCAAGAATTTCATATCCTAACAGCCATCTCACTTTGCAAACTCATCATCGTCTCAGTTCTTTGACTTAGAATGCTTTACAAGCCAATCAATTACAGAGTCAATATTGGTTGAGTTCTTGCATGAGATCATGAAGCAACACACTTCTCTATCAGTTATTGACTTGAGTCCCCTGCATAGAACATAATCATCACAGTACAAACGATTTTTGTAAATtattaataaaacaaaaaataaaaaataaaacaaaataaaaccagGAAAAATTGTTGATAATCCATTAGTATCAAGTTGAAGAAAGATCTGTAACAATCTTGCAAGGTTAAACTTCCATTTGCCAACAAATGAACCGATTTCCACTTACATTTGGTCTGTCAAAGCCTGTTTAGAAAGAGCTTCTGACTTGTCAATCTTGTTCCCCAATACCAGCAATGGGATACCACTCAGTGAGGACTTGCTCAGCAGGTCATGAAGTTCACTTTTTGAGATGGACAAGTTATCACGATCAGCAGTATCAACAACATACCTACATCGAGTAGTACAATGTTAAACCCAAGAAGGGTTGGTTTATTAAAACCTACATATAGAGACCCCACTAAAGAATAAATATTAATCATAAGAAAGATTGGGTTGGAGCGAACCTTCAACATTAGAGATATGGAAtatttcacacacacacacacacacacacacaccccacacacccccccccccaaaaaaaaatatatatatcagtgGCACTACTTTTGGTTAAATTAGTGCTTCGATAAACTTTGCCTTCTAAGTTAAGGGGTATGTGAAAATTAATTTCATTCCCCTCAACAAGCTCACTTGTCATTCACCAGTATTTATTCTTAAATGGCTAACAATCTCATATTGTCATTTATGTTAAGTTTTTTCCTCAACAAAACAGAGAAGAACGGCAGTAACAGGATAGAAGCTTGAAAGCCGATTCCTTCTTGTTCAAACTCGAAAGCTGAAGAGACCCGAAAGCCTATCTTGAATCCTGCGAGTGGCGCTGTTAAGCCCATGAGCCTTGTCTAAAGTTCTCTGTATTTGTGCAACCCCAAGTAACCAATTtaggttaagaaaaaaaaaattatggggggggggggttgaaaaGGCGCTAAGAGACCCAAGGCACCTATGTGAAATGACACCCCCcctccaaacaaaaaaaaaatctttctcctAATAGTCAAATCTATACACTTGACTATATCCTTTGCCTATGAACCTAGACGTATATCTTCCAATAGAACCATCTGATCGTTATTTGCTCGAGTAGACCCATCTACAATCTACTGGCACTCTTCCTTCTGGAAGGTCAACAAGATCCCATGTACAATTCTTCTCAAGGGCCCTCATCTCCTTGGTCATAGCTTCCTTCCCCTTGGGACTAGCAATGGCCCCATTGGCATTCTTAGAAATAGGAGTTGAGCAGATCTTCCTCTCTCTTTATTTGTATACCAGTACCTCCTTCTGCATGTCACCTCCCTCAAGACTATGTTTTCCTTTTATACCAACTCCCCTGGTTTTGATGTGACCACATCATCACAAAACCCCCTAAAGAGGtttggaaggagagaaaaaaaaaataaggaactAACTCATAGAAGGTAACAACACTGGAGATAACCCTCTTTTGGAAGATGGTAGCATTTGTAACCTTTTGTGGCAGGAGAgtagccaagaaagatacatttgaGAGCCACAGATCTCGCAATGGGTGGTGTTGGTTCCATAGCCACCCTACttgtttcttcactttgacCAAACACTTCATCCAAAGATGGAAATGGGGGTTTAACCAAAATCTGCATCCGGATTGGTTCCTAATTTTTACTTAGCTCACCAAGGTTGATCAAGACACGATCCTTCTCAAAGGTTTTATAAACCTtagtgatggggacatcaaagtaTACAATCGAAAGAAGAAGGAGGCCCAACCAGTCCCATCTCTGTGGTTGGAAGATTGGAAGAAACCAGGaagatagaagaaagaagaaggaagaaaggaggaagaaggctGCTGGTCGACCATTCTTGGTCTACCGTGAGAATGagagaatgaggaaagagaCTATCGCTGgtctcccctctttctctctctcctatcgtccagattttgtggaccccacagcTATTAGTTATTTTAGTAGCTTATTTCCTAGTACCTTGTTTTATTTAAGTCTTTGAattaagtaggaaactaaataacacttctattttatttcctatttgtTTTAGGAAACTTTAATTCTGAAATTATATTCCTAGagctaatcttttttttttagtgactAGTTCTCTATTtatgtgtaaggccattggccatcttACAATTAATGAATTAGAATTAAAAANNNNNNNNNNNNNNNNNNNNAAAAAAAAGCCAATGAGCAGTGCCTCACCCGTCtaacgattctctctctctctctctcaatctcgtcctcccctcattctctttctcgcctctcttttttctttctctcttctctcacctccctccctctcttccaaTTCGCTTTTACCGCTACTGTTTACTATTGCTGCTGCTGTTTACTGTCTACCGCTGCCGGCTGCTCTTAGCTGCTGCTGTTTTCTCTTAGCTGCTGCTGGTAATCTCTGATGATGCTGCTGTTATTCTCTGTTACTACCGCTGGACTATTGCAGCCTCTGTTTGCAACAACCAAAGGCCATATTACGTGGATAGATCATCACCTGGGCTGTtgctgatctcctttcaatgaaCGGACTACTGCTGGGCACCACCTTCAAATCTGGGCTGTCTTCTTTATTCTCAGACCTAGGCAGCAGGTAAGTATAGAATGAACCCTCCCATTCCCCCCAATTATCCCCTCATTATTTACTCCGTTACTTCCGTTCGAACCCATCCCCTTTTAGCCATTGTTTAACCTTTATTTATATCACTGTTTGCCTTAAGTATTGCTGGTCTTATTATTACTAGTTTAACTGATTTTAGAGCATATAGCATGGGGTTTTTATCTACTTTTGATGCTTCATAGGCTAGTGTTATAACCTAATTTTGCTTGCTGCCATATTCCCTACCCCATGTTCCCCCTTGACACTTGAGTGAGTTCATATGCTTTtcttcctagattattattgctctttgttactttgttcattagcctcactttactttgcatgtAATCCTGTTTGTTGAGCTTCCTTATCCTAACCAGCCCAAATCCTTTGAGTTtgccctacctagttagttaatcttgcaggaaacctagtcacctaagaaccccctacatcatcttggtatcagagcgatggttttgtctaggtttagggtaattaggtgATGTTGTCcgttgtttacatgtcttaccttttgaggtctagtctccgtcacaAATTGTCCATAGTCGAGTCTGAATTAAGAGAGCGTTACCATAggttagaggacacccttttcttccttagattggcgggaccaaatagcattggacgttattcccaccaaaaacaaataattaagagggagatttctgacctcaagattgagagAGTTGACTACCcgtctcaattggagattctgagtagacTTTGAGTCTTTGGCGGCAACCGTACCTTGGCTGCCTATCTCctttatgtccactcgtagcagtagagcataccaggatatgtctgaccctcctagCACCTCCATCCAACCTGAGCAgttggctgaattcatgaaagccgtcCAAGCTACCATTCAAGCTAACCAAGTTATACAGGAGACACAAGCTACCCATCTCCAaacccttaccgataagttggctgccatcgagacaagtgcccaaaacctgATGGACGGTAAGGCCGTAAcacaactggcactgaacctaggggcagaggccctaaccctgaggaagtaaacgaGAATAACCAAgctgatggttatgaccagtTAGGGaataacttccaaggcctagGGCGTGGTAGGGATcggggtaggggtcgaggcccaccgccaagacgccaaacccaatatggagataaTGAGTGTTATGAGCatcatgataggggctttgatgtcagataGATGATTAAAGTAGATGCCCTtacctatgatggtcagattgatgctaggatccttctggattggatcaagcagatgaataggtacttcgatttctacgatatgccagaggaagtctgctaccgatttgctaagttcaagcttattggagctgcccaggacttctggacagacctagagtaccagaaggaccacctaggacttgagccaatcaccacctgggtagaaatgcaagagagGCTCAACagggaatttttgcctatcacttataggctccagttgttgaatgaaatgaataccctgaagcatggaaagttgactgtgaccga is drawn from Macadamia integrifolia cultivar HAES 741 chromosome 7, SCU_Mint_v3, whole genome shotgun sequence and contains these coding sequences:
- the LOC122084374 gene encoding surfeit locus protein 1; the encoded protein is MYGCSSKIFRMASSVSRTLIKLRFAIPTPTPHKWDPLAISPWKCSSSFSSPAPPRPLSTITQSLSPQSSSSSQSQAQDEKTGGRWSRWLLFLPGAITFGLGTWQIFRRKNKIETLEYRKKRLELEPVLWNSISSSDGDMNSLEFRKVICEGVFDESKSIYLGPRSRSISGVTENGYYVITPLLPLADSSESVQSAVLVNRGWVPRNWKDNSSEVSQDGEQPQNLPSPNTTKNEGNSQWRFWSKKPTTNQACGITPVKIIGVVRGSEKPSIFVPENNPSSGQWFYVDAPAIARACGLPESTVYIEYINDDVNPCKPYPIPKDVNALIRSSVMPQDHLNYTLTWYSLSAAVTFMAVKRVKPSKSRR
- the LOC122084579 gene encoding ADP-ribosylation factor-like protein 8a, whose amino-acid sequence is MGLWEAFLNWLRSLFFKQEMELSLIGLQNAGKTSLVNVIATGGYSEDMIPTVGFNMRKVTKGNVTIKLWDLGGQPRFRSMWERYCRAVSAIVYVVDTADRDNLSISKSELHDLLSKSSLSGIPLLVLGNKIDKSEALSKQALTDQMGLKSITDREVCCFMISCKNSTNIDSVIDWLVKHSKSKN